Proteins encoded together in one Benincasa hispida cultivar B227 chromosome 1, ASM972705v1, whole genome shotgun sequence window:
- the LOC120088922 gene encoding calmodulin-like protein 11 codes for MTEVLSEEQIVEFKEAFCLFDKDGDGCITIEELATVIRSLDQNPTEEELQDMIKEVDVDGNGTIEFTEFLNLMAKKIKETDAEEELKEAFKVFDKDQNGYISATELRHVMINLGEKLTDDEVEQMIKEADLDGDGQVNFEEFVKMMMAVG; via the exons atgacgGAAGTACTGAGTGAAGAACAGATCGTGGAGTTTAAGGAAGCCTTTTGTCTGTTCGACAAGGACGGCGATG GGTGCATTACTATTGAGGAATTGGCGACGGTGATCCGATCGTTGGATCAGAATCCGACGGAGGAGGAGCTTCAGGACATGATCAAGGAAGTCGACGTCGACGGCAATGGAACTATCGAATTTACCGAGTTTCTCAATTTGATGGCCAAGAAAATTAAG GAAACTGATGCGGAAGAAGAGCTGAAAGAGGCTTTCAAAGTGTTCGACAAAGATCAAAATGGATACATCTCAGCTACCGAg CTGAGGCACGTGATGATCAACCTCGGGGAGAAACTTACAGATGACGAAGTGGAGCAGATGATCAAAGAAGCCGATCTAGACGGTGATGGTCAAGTCAATTTCGAAGAATTCGTCAAGATGATGATGGCCGTTGGATGA